One Vibrio gallaecicus genomic region harbors:
- a CDS encoding sulfite exporter TauE/SafE family protein has protein sequence MDIILSSTFPALFAIFIFAAMVRGFSGFGFTLVALPLSALFMPVIELVPVFMLIDLLGNVQLLPKVRRHVDWKWVAKVFIPCLVFTPVGLLLLKSVEQDTIVLIISVFIFASALMIQKGFQYSKEPKFAPFILGSLAGVMNGAASMSGPPVGAHALASPVAPHIARAGLIAFFVLADSSAFVSASIAGLVNSNIVILTAALLPSSMLGGYLGSQLFERYGGEKFKPVTVILLITIAIFSILRVI, from the coding sequence ATGGACATTATCCTTAGCTCCACTTTTCCAGCACTCTTTGCTATTTTCATTTTCGCAGCGATGGTTAGGGGGTTTTCAGGCTTTGGTTTTACCTTAGTCGCTTTACCACTCAGCGCTTTGTTCATGCCAGTTATTGAATTGGTTCCCGTATTCATGCTGATCGACTTACTCGGTAATGTTCAATTGCTTCCTAAGGTGCGCCGTCATGTAGATTGGAAATGGGTTGCTAAAGTTTTTATACCTTGTTTAGTCTTCACACCTGTCGGCTTGCTTCTGCTGAAGTCCGTTGAGCAAGACACCATAGTCTTAATTATTAGCGTATTTATATTTGCTTCTGCACTAATGATTCAAAAAGGTTTTCAATACTCTAAAGAGCCTAAATTCGCCCCCTTTATTCTCGGAAGCTTAGCGGGAGTCATGAATGGCGCCGCTTCAATGTCTGGACCTCCAGTGGGTGCCCATGCCCTGGCTAGCCCAGTTGCACCACACATCGCACGAGCAGGATTGATCGCCTTTTTTGTTCTTGCGGATTCGAGTGCCTTTGTTTCTGCTTCTATTGCGGGTTTGGTCAACAGTAATATTGTCATTCTAACTGCCGCCTTGCTACCCAGTAGCATGCTCGGAGGTTATTTAGGGAGTCAACTATTTGAAAGGTATGGCGGGGAAAAGTTTAAACCGGTTACCGTGATACTGCTAATCACCATAGCCATATTCAGTATACTGAGAGTGATCTAA
- the ppsR gene encoding posphoenolpyruvate synthetase regulatory kinase/phosphorylase PpsR yields the protein MQIDIQSRDVFYVSDGTAITCETLGHVVLGQFPFKANEKTFPFVESEDKLSDLLKEIDISYRTTGIEPLVFFSIVIPDIKTKLLTAPAHCYDVLESIVQKVQDDIQMAPKPKLQRSRSVNKDSDKYFDRIAAIEYTLAHDDGITLKGLEEADIILLGVSRSGKTPTSLYMAMQFGLRVANYPFIHDDLARLKLLPEFEIYRHKLFGLTIDAERLTEIRENRLAGSDYASDSQCVYELQTVEAMFRREAVPYINTSSLSVEEISTRILERTGLRRRLL from the coding sequence ATGCAAATTGATATTCAAAGTCGTGATGTATTCTATGTTTCTGATGGAACGGCCATAACATGTGAGACTTTAGGGCATGTTGTTCTAGGTCAATTTCCATTTAAAGCAAATGAGAAAACCTTTCCATTTGTCGAAAGTGAGGACAAACTTTCTGACTTATTAAAAGAAATCGATATTTCCTATCGCACTACAGGTATCGAGCCTTTGGTGTTTTTCTCTATCGTTATTCCGGACATTAAAACCAAGTTGCTGACAGCTCCTGCACATTGTTATGACGTGCTGGAAAGCATTGTGCAAAAAGTACAAGACGATATTCAGATGGCACCCAAGCCAAAATTGCAACGCTCGCGTAGCGTGAATAAAGATTCTGATAAGTATTTTGATAGGATTGCTGCTATTGAATATACGTTAGCCCATGATGATGGCATCACCTTAAAAGGGTTAGAAGAAGCCGACATTATTTTGCTCGGCGTCTCTCGCAGTGGTAAAACACCAACTAGCCTCTATATGGCAATGCAGTTTGGCTTGAGAGTCGCGAATTACCCATTCATTCATGATGATTTAGCGCGTTTGAAGTTATTACCGGAGTTTGAGATTTATAGGCACAAATTGTTTGGTTTAACCATAGATGCAGAGCGCCTGACAGAGATCCGTGAGAACCGTTTAGCGGGCAGTGACTACGCGAGTGACTCGCAATGTGTCTATGAATTACAAACCGTAGAAGCAATGTTCCGCCGAGAAGCGGTGCCTTATATCAATACGTCTTCACTGTCGGTGGAAGAGATTTCAACTCGAATCCTTGAGCGAACAGGCTTAAGAAGGCGATTACTTTGA
- the speB gene encoding agmatinase, with amino-acid sequence MNDLFTKTDYSLYSNSMSFMRQPYLRNPISSDADLVVLGVPLDMATSGRPGARMGPDAIRRASVNLAWEGNKFPWDFNVFDRAKVIDAGDLVFDCGDAEDFTYRLEAATNEILKSGKTMLALGGDHFITLPILRAYAKHHGEMALIHFDAHTDTYANGSNYDHGTMFYHAPNEGLISPKHSVQIGIRTEYDKHDHGFNVINAMEVNDLSADDIVARIRDIIGDKPVYVTFDIDCLDPAFAPGTGTPVCGGLNSDKVLKILRGLAGVNIVGMDVVEVSPPYDHSDLTALAGATVALELMYAWASGRQIDK; translated from the coding sequence ATGAATGATTTGTTCACTAAAACTGATTATTCGCTTTACTCGAATTCGATGAGTTTTATGCGCCAGCCTTATCTTCGGAATCCAATATCATCAGATGCGGATCTTGTTGTGTTAGGTGTGCCGCTGGACATGGCAACGTCAGGTCGACCCGGTGCTCGAATGGGACCTGATGCTATTCGCCGTGCATCGGTAAATTTAGCGTGGGAAGGTAATAAATTCCCTTGGGATTTCAACGTATTTGATCGTGCTAAAGTCATTGATGCTGGTGATTTAGTCTTTGATTGTGGTGACGCTGAAGATTTCACTTATCGTTTAGAAGCGGCAACCAATGAAATACTAAAAAGTGGCAAAACCATGCTGGCTTTAGGTGGTGATCACTTTATCACATTGCCGATCTTACGTGCTTACGCAAAGCATCACGGTGAAATGGCATTGATTCATTTCGATGCACATACCGATACGTATGCTAATGGCAGTAATTATGATCACGGTACTATGTTTTACCATGCGCCGAATGAAGGGCTTATCTCGCCTAAGCATTCAGTGCAAATTGGTATTCGCACTGAGTATGACAAACATGATCATGGTTTCAATGTCATCAATGCGATGGAAGTAAACGATCTGAGTGCGGATGATATTGTTGCTCGTATTCGTGACATCATTGGTGACAAGCCCGTGTATGTCACGTTCGATATTGATTGCCTAGATCCTGCATTTGCACCGGGTACGGGAACACCAGTATGCGGTGGCTTGAATTCAGACAAAGTGCTTAAGATCCTACGTGGTCTAGCGGGTGTGAACATTGTGGGCATGGATGTGGTCGAAGTCTCGCCACCTTATGATCACAGCGATCTTACCGCTTTAGCCGGCGCAACGGTGGCACTTGAGTTGATGTACGCTTGGGCATCGGGTCGTCAGATTGATAAGTGA
- a CDS encoding glycerophosphodiester phosphodiesterase family protein — translation MSPIIVGHRGVSGTHPENTRASIQNAIDLGLSWIEVDIQPTKDDVLVICHDHNLERCSDGKGRLDEHTLAELKQLDFGSWFSPEFAGEQLLTLSELLELAEHSKLQVNLEIKIDTHDPAHVVALLAQELASTTLPSSQLLLSSFSHDVIEELAQHCSQFRIGLITESLSNQDKAALIKNKAFSCHLNYQNLTNEQLDYLTNLGFEVWCYTVNHSDTFPLMNKVNAIFTDFPTRFTKTQ, via the coding sequence ATGTCACCTATCATTGTTGGTCATCGTGGTGTTTCAGGTACTCATCCAGAAAACACTCGAGCGAGTATCCAAAATGCGATAGATCTTGGTCTTTCATGGATTGAAGTTGATATACAACCAACTAAAGATGATGTGTTAGTCATTTGCCACGATCACAACTTAGAACGTTGTAGTGATGGTAAAGGTCGATTAGATGAACACACTTTGGCTGAATTAAAACAATTAGATTTTGGTAGCTGGTTCTCGCCTGAATTTGCAGGGGAACAACTCTTAACGCTTTCGGAATTATTAGAGTTAGCCGAGCATTCTAAGCTCCAAGTGAATTTAGAGATTAAAATCGATACACACGATCCTGCTCATGTTGTGGCTCTGTTAGCTCAGGAACTTGCATCGACTACTTTACCAAGTAGCCAGTTACTGCTTTCCAGCTTCAGCCACGATGTTATCGAAGAACTCGCACAACATTGCTCTCAATTTCGTATTGGGCTCATCACTGAAAGCTTATCAAACCAAGATAAAGCGGCATTAATAAAAAATAAAGCATTCAGTTGTCATTTGAATTATCAAAATCTCACCAATGAACAGCTAGATTACCTAACAAATTTGGGCTTTGAAGTATGGTGCTACACAGTAAACCATAGTGATACTTTTCCATTAATGAATAAAGTAAACGCCATATTCACTGATTTCCCGACTCGCTTTACCAAAACGCAATAA
- a CDS encoding L,D-transpeptidase family protein, producing the protein MKGGSTKNTITLVLVDKSKRRMYLLSGKEVIREYRIALGDEPKGHKQVEGDNRTPEGRYILEYVTEDSSFYRSVHISYPNYSDTQEAKKRGELAGGDIKIHGLKNGESRSPLFIQSFDWTNGCIAITNEQLDDFINLVEMGTPIYIEW; encoded by the coding sequence CTGAAAGGTGGCTCGACAAAAAATACGATCACTTTGGTTCTAGTGGATAAATCAAAGAGACGTATGTATCTGTTGAGTGGTAAAGAAGTCATCCGTGAATATAGGATTGCACTAGGGGATGAACCTAAGGGGCATAAGCAAGTTGAAGGTGATAATCGGACACCTGAAGGTCGGTATATCTTAGAATATGTCACTGAAGACTCAAGCTTCTATCGTTCTGTCCATATTAGTTACCCTAATTATAGTGACACTCAAGAAGCAAAGAAGCGAGGTGAGTTAGCTGGCGGTGATATAAAAATTCATGGTTTAAAGAACGGTGAATCTCGTTCGCCACTTTTTATCCAGAGTTTTGATTGGACCAATGGCTGTATTGCAATTACAAATGAACAGTTAGATGATTTTATAAATCTTGTTGAGATGGGGACACCTATATATATTGAATGGTGA
- a CDS encoding GNAT family N-acetyltransferase, which yields MQIRIAKVADIRSILELSDQINRQHHAGAPMVFASPSMCLVDSEEYWLSLMIDRQGVFYVAVSDNQVVGFVVGKVSQNRGVSFIQPHKIGRVNTIVVRDTIQNKGVGKALMLKFKEWAQSEGAIEMRLEVMEFNQQAQAFYESLGLETQSRTMSMNLEA from the coding sequence ATGCAAATACGTATTGCGAAAGTGGCGGATATTCGGTCTATTCTTGAACTGTCTGACCAAATTAATCGTCAGCATCATGCAGGGGCACCAATGGTGTTTGCTTCACCGAGTATGTGTCTCGTTGACAGCGAAGAATATTGGCTAAGTTTAATGATTGATCGCCAAGGTGTTTTTTACGTTGCCGTAAGTGATAACCAAGTCGTCGGCTTCGTTGTTGGCAAAGTGTCTCAAAATCGCGGTGTGAGTTTTATCCAACCTCATAAAATTGGCAGAGTGAATACTATTGTGGTGCGAGACACCATACAAAATAAAGGGGTTGGTAAAGCCTTAATGTTGAAGTTTAAGGAATGGGCTCAATCAGAGGGTGCCATTGAAATGCGACTTGAGGTGATGGAATTTAACCAACAGGCTCAAGCTTTCTATGAGTCTCTTGGGTTAGAAACACAGTCACGAACCATGTCGATGAATCTGGAGGCTTAA
- the speA gene encoding arginine decarboxylase codes for MENISKLDRVRADYNVHYWSQGFYGIDNQGEVYVSPRSDNAHQVPLSNIVSLLEQKQLNLPVLVRFPQILHQRVHGVCQAFNQAIEEYQYQNNYLLVYPIKVNQQKEVVDEILESQAQLETKQLGLEAGSKPELLAVLALAQKASSVIVCNGYKDREYVRLALIGEKLGHKVFIVLEKLSELDLVLKEAQSLGVKPRLGIRIRLASQGAGKWQSSGGEKSKFGLSASQVLTVIERLKQEDQLEAMQLVHFHLGSQMANIRDIRNGVNESARFYCELRGMGADIKYFDIGGGLAVDYDGTRSQSSSSMNYGLIEYARNIVSTVGDVCLQYQQPVPVIISESGRSLTAHHAVLITNVIGTEAYHPEDIHALEEDSPTLLQNMWRNWKNLQDGSDARALIEIYNDTQSDLAEVHSQFATGVLNLQQRAWAEQLALRIYFELSRQMSTKNRFHRPILDELNERLADKFFVNFSLFQSLPDAWGIDQVFPVLPLSGLEEVEDRRAVMLDITCDSDGAIDQYVEGQGIETTLPVPAWNADKPYLMGFFLVGAYQEILGDMHNLFGDTHSAVVTVDENGEAVIERVDEGDTVEDMMRYVHIDVDKIRDNYRELVAERVDVKEQQTILQELEGGLAGYTYLEDF; via the coding sequence GTGGAAAACATTTCTAAACTAGACCGTGTTCGCGCTGATTATAACGTTCATTACTGGAGCCAAGGCTTCTATGGTATCGATAACCAAGGTGAGGTTTATGTATCACCTCGTAGTGACAATGCGCACCAGGTTCCTCTCAGTAATATCGTTTCCCTGCTTGAACAAAAGCAGCTAAACCTGCCGGTACTGGTTCGATTCCCTCAAATACTGCACCAACGTGTGCATGGGGTGTGTCAGGCGTTTAACCAAGCGATTGAAGAATACCAATATCAGAATAATTACTTGTTGGTTTATCCGATTAAAGTGAACCAGCAAAAAGAAGTGGTTGATGAGATTTTAGAAAGCCAAGCTCAGCTAGAAACTAAGCAACTTGGTCTAGAAGCGGGCAGCAAACCGGAACTCTTAGCGGTGCTTGCTCTGGCTCAAAAAGCGAGTTCGGTTATCGTATGTAATGGCTACAAAGACAGAGAATATGTTCGCTTAGCATTAATCGGTGAAAAGCTCGGGCACAAAGTTTTTATCGTGCTAGAGAAGCTTTCAGAGCTTGATCTAGTGCTTAAGGAAGCGCAGAGCCTAGGTGTAAAACCACGTTTGGGCATTCGTATTCGCTTAGCTTCTCAAGGCGCTGGTAAATGGCAGTCAAGCGGGGGTGAAAAGTCTAAGTTTGGGCTTTCTGCATCGCAAGTGCTTACGGTAATTGAACGCCTAAAACAAGAAGACCAATTGGAAGCGATGCAGCTTGTCCATTTCCATCTTGGTTCACAAATGGCGAATATTCGTGACATTCGAAACGGTGTGAATGAATCAGCGCGTTTTTACTGTGAACTGCGTGGTATGGGGGCTGATATCAAATACTTCGATATCGGTGGCGGTTTAGCGGTCGACTACGATGGAACACGTAGCCAGTCTTCAAGCTCTATGAACTATGGCTTGATTGAGTACGCTCGTAATATTGTGAGTACAGTCGGTGATGTCTGCCTGCAATATCAGCAGCCTGTACCGGTGATTATCTCGGAATCGGGGCGCTCTTTGACGGCGCACCATGCCGTGCTGATCACCAATGTGATCGGGACAGAAGCTTATCATCCTGAAGACATCCATGCTTTAGAAGAAGATTCTCCAACGCTATTACAAAATATGTGGCGTAACTGGAAAAACCTTCAAGATGGCAGCGATGCTCGTGCGTTGATTGAAATTTACAATGACACGCAAAGTGACTTGGCTGAAGTGCACTCTCAGTTTGCTACAGGTGTTTTGAACCTACAGCAAAGAGCATGGGCAGAGCAGTTAGCGCTGAGAATTTACTTTGAACTCAGCCGCCAGATGAGCACTAAAAATCGTTTCCATCGTCCAATTTTGGATGAGCTGAATGAGCGGTTGGCTGATAAGTTTTTCGTGAACTTTTCTTTGTTCCAATCCCTACCAGATGCATGGGGTATTGATCAGGTATTTCCTGTTTTACCATTGTCTGGTTTGGAAGAGGTAGAAGATCGTCGTGCCGTGATGTTAGATATCACTTGTGATTCAGATGGCGCCATTGATCAATACGTGGAAGGTCAGGGTATTGAAACGACTCTGCCAGTGCCAGCTTGGAACGCAGATAAACCGTACTTGATGGGTTTCTTTTTAGTGGGTGCATACCAAGAGATTCTTGGTGATATGCATAACCTATTTGGAGACACTCACAGTGCCGTGGTGACTGTTGATGAGAATGGTGAAGCGGTTATCGAGCGAGTAGACGAAGGCGATACTGTTGAAGACATGATGCGTTATGTCCACATTGATGTAGATAAGATTCGTGATAATTATCGTGAGCTTGTTGCGGAACGTGTAGATGTAAAAGAACAGCAAACAATACTACAAGAATTAGAAGGTGGCCTAGCGGGTTACACCTATTTAGAGGATTTCTAA
- a CDS encoding crotonase/enoyl-CoA hydratase family protein gives MSEQPRVTCTIDDNQIATVILNRADKLNAIDMPMFQAVNHLTKSLSRNKHVRAVIVKGDGSDFCSGLDVKSLLTSKTGALKLLFKWWPTLPNDAQRFSVGWRDIPCPVIFAIHGRCWGGGLQLASGGDFRIASPDANFSIMEAKWGLIPDMGGALAFRELMRQDHTLEMSMTAKVIDSQQAKDYGLVTKIAEDPYAEAYKLAQECIERSPDVLAATKKLYHKTWWTSPGLALFLETWYQIKVGIGKNRIIAGKRERRPEDKPDYLPRQFK, from the coding sequence ATGTCTGAGCAACCTCGTGTGACTTGTACCATTGATGATAACCAAATCGCGACCGTGATCCTTAATCGAGCAGATAAACTCAATGCGATTGATATGCCGATGTTTCAAGCCGTCAATCATCTCACGAAATCGTTAAGCCGTAATAAGCACGTACGCGCCGTTATTGTAAAAGGTGATGGCAGCGATTTTTGCTCGGGCTTGGACGTAAAATCATTGCTGACAAGTAAGACAGGTGCACTCAAATTATTATTTAAGTGGTGGCCTACTTTACCTAATGATGCCCAGCGTTTTTCTGTTGGCTGGCGAGACATTCCTTGCCCTGTGATCTTCGCGATTCATGGAAGGTGCTGGGGTGGTGGTTTACAGCTTGCCAGTGGTGGGGATTTTCGTATTGCTAGCCCAGATGCCAACTTCTCCATTATGGAAGCCAAATGGGGATTGATTCCAGATATGGGTGGCGCGTTGGCGTTTCGAGAATTAATGCGCCAAGACCACACATTAGAAATGTCGATGACAGCCAAAGTCATCGATAGCCAACAAGCTAAAGATTATGGGCTAGTGACTAAAATAGCTGAAGATCCATACGCTGAAGCTTATAAACTCGCTCAAGAATGTATTGAACGATCTCCTGATGTATTAGCTGCTACCAAAAAGCTGTATCACAAAACATGGTGGACAAGCCCCGGTTTGGCGCTATTTTTAGAAACCTGGTATCAAATTAAGGTTGGAATTGGTAAAAACCGAATCATTGCTGGGAAAAGAGAACGTCGCCCTGAAGATAAACCAGACTATTTACCAAGGCAGTTTAAGTAA
- a CDS encoding Gfo/Idh/MocA family protein translates to MIRLAVIGTNWITQKFVQAALGTMSFQLSAVYSRSLSSAKDFADEFVTASADICLFDNLDELAKSDNVDAVYIASPNSLHAEQAMLMMDNGKHVICEKPIASNLEQALQAVENAERNQVVFFEAYKSEFLPNFKQIQAGVSKIGRLHKAHLSYCQYSSRYQKYLNGENPNTFNPKFSNGSLMDIGFYCVSAAVALFGKPTKVQASGVLLNSGVDGHGDAIFSYPEFNVTLSHSKVSDSHQPSEIQGENGSIIIDHIAECTKVTIEYRDGRTEELSVEQADNSMSYEAEEFARRIKQKDFTRDKRALIVSEVTTEMRKQIGVQFPADA, encoded by the coding sequence ATGATTAGACTTGCCGTCATTGGTACCAACTGGATAACACAAAAATTTGTACAAGCCGCTTTAGGCACCATGAGCTTTCAACTCAGTGCGGTATATTCACGATCGCTCTCTAGTGCAAAAGATTTCGCAGATGAGTTTGTGACAGCTTCTGCCGACATTTGTCTATTTGATAATTTAGATGAGTTAGCCAAATCGGACAACGTAGATGCAGTGTATATCGCTTCTCCAAACTCTCTACATGCGGAGCAAGCGATGTTGATGATGGACAATGGTAAGCATGTCATTTGTGAAAAGCCAATCGCATCAAACCTCGAACAGGCGCTTCAAGCCGTCGAAAATGCCGAACGTAATCAAGTCGTATTTTTTGAAGCATATAAATCGGAGTTCCTACCTAACTTTAAACAAATCCAAGCAGGGGTATCTAAAATTGGTCGCCTGCACAAAGCACACCTTAGCTACTGCCAATACTCCTCTCGCTACCAAAAGTATTTGAATGGCGAAAACCCGAATACTTTTAACCCAAAGTTTTCTAATGGCTCTCTTATGGATATAGGCTTCTATTGTGTTTCCGCAGCAGTGGCTCTTTTTGGAAAGCCAACTAAAGTGCAAGCCTCAGGAGTATTGCTTAATTCAGGAGTAGATGGGCATGGTGACGCGATATTTTCATACCCAGAATTTAACGTAACCCTATCACACTCAAAAGTGTCTGATTCACACCAACCAAGTGAGATTCAAGGTGAGAATGGTTCTATCATCATTGATCACATAGCCGAATGCACTAAGGTCACGATTGAATATAGAGATGGTAGAACCGAAGAGTTAAGTGTCGAGCAAGCCGATAACTCTATGAGCTATGAAGCAGAAGAGTTTGCTCGCAGAATTAAGCAGAAAGACTTCACACGTGACAAGCGTGCCTTGATTGTTTCGGAAGTTACCACAGAAATGAGAAAGCAGATTGGTGTTCAATTCCCTGCCGATGCCTAG
- a CDS encoding 2OG-Fe(II) oxygenase yields the protein MNQMIDSLATQGYYLWDGFLTPKEVTDLRDCIPDDWKKARIGRNDEVVREAEIRSDKIQWLRRGMGTPVQEFLDKMEAIRLAANQAFFLGLFEYEAHFAKYEKGDFYQKHLDCFKGNENRRLTTVFYMNDEWSEEDAGELVVYDLNDKHIATIPPKAGRLLIFLSEQFPHEVLPTNTERFSIAGWFRINGVKDNQLDIAH from the coding sequence ATGAATCAAATGATCGACTCACTAGCAACCCAAGGTTATTACCTATGGGATGGCTTCTTAACGCCCAAAGAAGTGACCGATTTGAGGGACTGCATTCCAGACGATTGGAAGAAAGCACGAATTGGGCGTAATGACGAAGTTGTGAGAGAAGCCGAGATTCGTAGCGATAAGATTCAATGGTTACGTAGAGGCATGGGGACGCCTGTTCAAGAGTTCCTAGATAAAATGGAAGCCATTCGCCTTGCTGCTAACCAAGCTTTCTTCTTGGGTTTATTTGAATATGAAGCTCACTTTGCTAAGTATGAAAAAGGTGACTTTTACCAAAAGCATTTAGATTGTTTTAAAGGAAATGAAAATCGCCGTTTGACTACAGTCTTCTATATGAATGACGAATGGTCTGAAGAAGATGCTGGAGAGTTAGTGGTGTACGACTTAAATGACAAACACATTGCAACAATTCCTCCAAAAGCTGGCCGCTTACTGATTTTCTTGTCAGAGCAATTTCCACACGAAGTTCTACCAACTAATACAGAACGCTTCAGTATTGCAGGGTGGTTTCGAATTAATGGCGTAAAAGATAACCAATTGGATATTGCACATTAA